In Fusarium oxysporum Fo47 chromosome XI, complete sequence, the following are encoded in one genomic region:
- a CDS encoding kinase-like domain-containing protein: MFENDTDDSASNVCVKGGFNPDNRESLPFLYAIYRLEAEFYYYLAPRLKIPLPPVSYAGTDTVNGQGIVVMNDLKAQGYTFGEGIPSVSETVSIRDAVVGLLAPEEWDKRFAPGARPPVPKLMEDRERMTAAFKALWASDSKMKCIVHGDAHIGNTFISPTGEPGFLDWQASHAASALHDKDLLQSYLSALKHTGGPKRGIEDVLEEYRR; this comes from the exons ATGTTCGAGAATGATACCGATGACAGCGCCAGTAATGTTTGCGTCAAAGGCGGTTTCAATCCCGACAATCGAGAGTCTCTGCCTTTCCTCTACGCCATCTACCGGCTTGAAGCTGAGTTCTACTACTACCTTGCCCCAAGGCTCAAGATCCCTCTTCCACCGGTATCGTATGCTGGCACAGATACTGTGAATGGACAGGGCATTGTTGTAATGAACGATCTCAAAGCTCAGGGCTACACATTTG GTGAAGGGATTCCCTCTGTGAGCGAAACTGTTTCAATCAGAGATGCAGTCGTGGGATTGTTGGCGCCAGAAGAATGGGACAAACGATTTGCTCCAGGTGCGAGACCTCCAGTTCCTAAGCTTATGGAGGATCGGGAGCGCATGACGGCGGCTTTCAAGGCTCTTTGGGCATCAGACTCCAAAATGAAGTGCATCGTTCATGGTGATGCACACATTGGAAACACGTTCATATCACCCACTGGAGAACCTGGCTTCCTTGACTGGCAGGCCAGTCACGCTGCTTCAGCCTTGCATGAT AAAGACCTCTTGCAGTCTTACCTCAGCGCCCTGAAGCACACGGGCGGCCCGAAACGTGGGATTGAGGATGTTTTGGAAGAGTATCGACGATAG
- a CDS encoding grpb/dephospho-CoA kinase, with protein sequence MTPTIEELLKEYDFDPSLIDRIAFRKHKQPIAIVEPDPKWPEHFARAKARIESAIGDTAVSINHVGSTSIPGLPAKAVIDIDLTVKDINDEASYANALENAGFHFLVREPEWHGHRFFCDYEPVPTNLHVWGPGCPEVVRHKIFADWLRKNEDDRKAYENIKREAAKASAENGEDVMEYNNRKQNVIREILQRAFKDLGYL encoded by the coding sequence ATGACACCAACAATTGAAGAACTACTAAAGGAATACGACTTTGATCCTTCCCTCATCGACAGGATTGCATTTCGCAAACACAAACAACCTATCGCCATTGTTGAACCCGATCCAAAATGGCCAGAGCATTTCGCCCGTGCAAAAGCGCGCATCGAATCCGCCATCGGCGATACAGCAGTGTCCATCAACCACGTTGGCTCTACCAGCATCCCAGGTCTGCCAGCAAAAGCTGTAATCGACATTGACCTAACCGTCAAAGACATCAACGACGAAGCGTCCTACGCAAATGCACTTGAGAATGCTGGCTTCCATTTTCTTGTAAGAGAACCCGAGTGGCATGGACACCGCTTCTTCTGCGACTACGAACCCGTGCCGACGAATCTGCATGTTTGGGGTCCTGGATGCCCCGAGGTGGTGAGACACAAGATCTTTGCAGATTGGCTGAGGAAGAATGAGGACGATAGGAAAGCTTATGAGAATATCAAGAGGGAGGCTGCGAAGGCGAGTGCTGAGAACGGGGAGGATGTTATGGAGTATAATAATAGGAAGCAGAACGTCATTCGTGAGATTCTGCAGAGGGCGTTTAAGGATTTGGGATACCTGTAG